One window from the genome of Podospora pseudocomata strain CBS 415.72m chromosome 6, whole genome shotgun sequence encodes:
- the AGP3 gene encoding General amino acid permease (COG:E; EggNog:ENOG503NUN0), with product MGFPSFSALRGKRGEDVSVSKKGSEYGVAVENNAGISGSESDDFAAIDPNSGVKRGLKTRHLSMMALAGIIGPGLLIGSGRALANGGPAALLIGFGVIGIIAFSIMQSLGELTTLYPTGGAFTGLSDRFVDKAFGVAVGWNYFIIWFCVLANEYNVISSIMVDWTDAIPIWGWFLIFWFSFTAFQMLGVETFGEAEFWLALFKLVGLIAFFFFSLIYASGGVIGAEAIGFSYWREPGAFTDGFRGVASVFVFCSTFYAGVESVAVAATETKNPRRAVPLAIRQVFIRIVVVYMGSAFFFGLVCPANSPDLTSATQRALRSPMTIAIANAGWEGGKHLINAFILVTCLSAVNSSIFIGSRTILFMAQTQKAPKFLGWTNKRGVPVPAIIFTNLFGALSMMNVSTGAQDAYSYIVNLSGVSTFLVWAAISWTHIRFRKAWAAQGHSDSELPFKSMLYPYNAWFGLGTNIFLALIQGWATFAPFDAVDFVDAYILLPLFGVIYVVYKFWNKTKTVNIHTVDLQEGRRKDLDDGRRPLADGEEIDSTLPWYKKLWKSL from the exons ATGGGCTTCCcatccttctccgccttgcGCGGAAAGCGTGGTGAAGATGTATCAGTCTCGAAAAAGGGGTCTGAGTATGGCGTGGCTGTTGAGAACAATGCCGGTATATCCGGCTCCGAGTCGGACGACTTCGCCGCCATTGACCCAAACTCGGGCGTGAAGCGCGGCCTCAAGACCCGTCACCTTTCCATGATGGCTCTTGCCGGCATCATTGGACCCGGTCTTCTCATTGGATCGGGCCGAGCTCTGGCAAATGGTGGCCCGGCTGCTCTGTTGATTGGCTTTGGCGTGATTGGTATCATTGCCTTTTCTATTATGCAGAGTCTGGGTGAACTCACCACGCTGTACCCGACCGGCGGTGCTTTTACCGGGCTGTCAGACAGATTCGTTGACAAGGCGTTTGGTGTGGCTGTTGGGTGGAATTACTTTATCATTTGGTTCTGTGTCTTGGCGAACGAGTACAACGTCATCTCGAGCATCATGGTTGACTGGACGGATGCCATTCCCATTTGGGGGTGGTTCTTGATTTTTTGG TTCTCCTTCACCGCCTTCCAGATGTTGGGTGTCGAAACCTTTGGCGAGGCCGAGTTCTGGCTGGCGCTTTTCAAGCTTGTTGGCTTgatcgccttcttcttcttcagcctgAT CTACGCATCTGGTGGTGTGATTGGCGCCGAAGCTATTGGATTCAGTTACTGGCGTGAACCCGGTGCCTTTACGGATGGCTTCCGCGGTGTTGCCTCGGTCTTTGTTTTCTGCAGCACCTTTTACGCCGGAGTCGAATCCGTtgccgtcgccgccaccgagACTAAGAATCCCCGTCGCGCCGTGCCATTGGCCATTCGACAGGTATTCATCCgcattgtggtggtgtacATGGGCAGTGCCTTTTTCTTCGGGCTCGTCTGCCCCGCCAACAGCCCCGACCTGACATCGGCTACACAACGTGCATTGCGCAGTCCCATGACAATCGCCATCGCGAACGCCGGGTGGGAGGGCGGCAAGCATCTGATCAATGCTTTTATCCTTGTCACTTGCCTTAGCGCCGTCAACTCTTCCATCTTCATTGGCAGTCGCACCATTCTGTTCATGGCTCAGACTCAAAAGGCTCCCAAGTTCTTGGGATGGACCAACAAGAGAGGTGTCCCCGTCCctgccatcatcttcaccaacctgTTTGGTGCATTGAGCATGATGAATGTCAGCACGGGTGCCCAGGATGCCTACTCCTACATTGTCAACCTCAGCGGTGTCTCTACCTTTTTGGTATGGGCCGCCATCAGCTGGACTCATATCCGCTTCAGAAAGGCTTGGGCAGCTCAGGGACACTCCGACTCCGAGCTGCCTTTCAAGTCAATGCTCTACCCCTACAATGCCTGGTTTGGTCTCGGCACCAACATCTTCCTTGCCCTCATCCAGGGCTGGGCCACCTTTGCGCCTTTTGACGCCGTCGACTTTGTCGACGCCTACATTCTACTGCCTCTCTTCGGCGTCATTTATGTCGTCTACAAGTTCTGGAACAAGACAAAAACTGTCAACATTCACACAGTCGACCTTCAGGAGGGCAGGAGAAAGGAtttggatgatggaagaCGACCTCTCGCCGATGGTGAGGAGATTGACTCGACTTTGCCCTGGTATAAGAAGCTGTGGAAGAGTCTCTGA
- a CDS encoding hypothetical protein (COG:S; EggNog:ENOG503PDYW), whose product MDHLNANHIYHHGHGYGPVADPYTGVPPGHYDAAPSTRDFDSTTQWVNTLEGPSAAGSKRGQEGPQPAFTHDSNRELKGVRVSSHRSEAASGALTKPLWRIWMLEMLCVLLSLLAFITIVVTLFKFDRQQLPDWPLKISLNTFLALFTTLSKAAFMVPVSIAISQAQWSWFLDERPLHDFHVIDQASRGPWGSIVLLTRIRTKHIVVIGAFITIISVVTSPITQLAISYPVREVVAAELAEVPAVRTVMSPRDEVTFATRTAMLEAITPDGKQSRRVRMAPTGATCPTGNCTFDVFHSLGVCVEMVDISSAIVVQSWPGPEPGEEAVVKNNGSVVMMGDPFYPRRTIWNASLPGTHVDLVHQSRMAAVSDMLVGNQTVGFADNPTLMATRIASFVELYTVPIPQDDENMRQLTDMSNGSNIASATHQFRHEALEFLFHLCVQTYNTTVRNGIHDNQLIATTSQPTPEDSDFFLNMNCSSKVGVPTGCRHSPSSKWNITLHLESPPNSSIPSGSFSANYRAMEFIAGEMKTYMMGSGRETYYEPWDSPSRGVVTRSDFIKTIMQMVLYTETTIINTTARIDTMTYLFKNIATSISYRLRTTDQELQLSSDAFNVTGQAWKQESYVHITWPWLTFLAVELLVASIFLVATIIEQVRMRKAARHEAGSDYSEMFFDYKDAAIAPLLALGQQCRSEAGGGLGPRKVMEKAAKSLRVKIDGNEVVVSRSEARGG is encoded by the exons CACAACCTGCCTTCACCCACGACTCCAATCGGGAACTGAAGGGTGTACGGGTCTCGAGTCACCGGTCTGAAGCCGCGAGTGGTGCCTTGACCAAACCACTCTGGAGGATATGGATGCTGGAGATGCTATGCGTTCTTCTCAGCCTACTTGCCTTTATCACCATAGTCGTCACACTCTTCAAGTTCGACCGCCAGCAACTACCAGACTGGCCACTGAAAATCTCACTCAACACCTTTCTTgctctcttcaccaccctttcCAAAGCAGCCTTCATGGTTCCAGTATCAATAGCAATTAGCCAAGCTCAGTGGTCCTGGTTCCTGGACGAAAGACCGCTGCACGACTTTCACGTCATCGACCAAGCAAGCAGGGGACCGTGGGGCTCTATCGTTTTGCTCACTCGAATCCGTACGAAGCATATCGTCGTCATTGGGGCTTTCATTACCATCATAAGTGTGGTGACATCTCCAATAACACAGTTGGCCATCAGCTACCCAGTTCGGGAGGTTGTGGCAGCTGAGCTTGCAGAAGTTCCAGCGGTTCGCACCGTCATGTCGCCCAGAGATGAAGTCACGTTTGCGACGCGCACTGCAATGCTGGAAGCCATTACTCCCGACGGAAAGCAAAGCCGCAGAGTACGCATGGCGCCTACTGGAGCGACCTGTCCGACTGGCAATTGCACCTTTGATGTGTTCCACTCCTTGGGCGTCTGTGTGGAGATGGTCGACATTTCCTCAGCGATAGTCGTGCAAAGCTGGCCGGGTCCGGAGccgggagaggaggctgttgtCAAGAACAACGGGTCTGTGGTTATGATGGGCGATCCTTTTTACCCCAGACGCACCATATGGAACGCCTCTCTCCCCGGCACGCACGTCGATCTGGTTCACCAAAGTCGAATGGCTGCTGTGTCCGATATGCTCGTGGGCAACCAGACCGTTGGGTTCGCAGACAATCCCACGTTGATGGCGACACGGATAGCGTCGTTTGTGGAGCTCTACACTGTCCCTATCCCACAGGACGACGAGAACATGCGGCAGCTGACAGATATGTCCAACGGCTCCAACATTGCCAGTGCAACACACCAGTTTCGACACGAAGCCCTCGAGTTTCTGTTTCACCTATGCGTCCAAACCTACAACACCACTGTCCGAAATGGTATACACGACAACCAGCTTATTGCTACCACTTCACAGCCAACACCGGAGGACTCTgacttcttcctcaacatgAACTGCAGCTCCAAAGTGGGCGTGCCAACTGGATGCCGTCATAGCCCGTCGTCCAAGTGGAATATCACGCTGCATCTCGAGAGCCCACCCAACTCTTCGATTCCGTCGGGGAGCTTCAGTGCCAACTACCGTGCCATGGAGTTCATCGCGGGCGAGATGAAGACATACATGATGGGATCTGGGCGCGAAACATACTACGAGCCGTGGGACTCGCCCAGCCGTGGGGTTGTAACAAGAAGTGACTTTATCAAAACCATCATGCAGATGGTCTTGTACACCGAGAcgaccatcatcaacacgaCGGCGCGAATAGATACCATGACATATCTCTTCAAGAATATCGCCACGAGTATCTCTTACCG ACTTAGAACGACCGATCAAGAACTCCAGCTGTCCAGCGATGCTTTCAATGTCACAGGGCAGGCGTGGAAGCAGGAATCCTATGTTCACATCACCTGGCCGTGGCTGACCTTTTTGGCGGTTGAGCTACTCGTCGCGTCCATCTTCTTGGTTGCTACCATTATTGAACAAGTCAGAATGCGCAAGGCAGCCAGACACGAGGCAGGATCTGACTATAGTGAGATGTTTTTTGACTACAAAGACGCTGCCATCGCCCCTCTCCTCGCTCTTGGTCAACAGTGTCGAAGTGAGGCTGGCGGCGGACTCGGGCCCAGGAAGGTGATGGAAAAGGCTGCAAAGAGTCTTCGGGTGAAGATCGACGGGAATGAAGTGGTTGTTTCTAGGAGTGAAGCCCGGGGGGGTTGA